In Candidatus Aegiribacteria sp., the DNA window TACTCCTTATACACCTGTTCCCGCTCAGCAGAGCGTTCGAGTGTATGGAATTGCTGCCTGAAAACATTAACGGAGGAGCGGCTGAAATTGTCGAAATCTACCGGCACCTCAACCGTATCGCCCTGTTCAGCATCTGGCTGGTACTTTCTTGCTTGTCTCCTTGTGATCTGTAAATGCTCTTTGTTCTCCTCAACTTCCTTTACCACAACTTTCAGAGTAACAACGTTTACATCACCTGTTCTCTGATTCCAGGTTACACTTATATTTTGAGGAGAACCGTATTCCAGCTCTGTGGCTTCAACCAGAGCTCTTTTTAACCATTCCAGCAGGAGTTCCTGATTTGCTCCCCTGCTCTCCCTGATCACTGCGGCCAGGGCTTCTATTCTCTGGTAGTTATCTGGCACTTTTTACTCCTTGCTCTCTTATCTAATGTATTGTTTATTCCAGAACCTCAAGAGCCTTCCTGATTGCATCAACAGCAACTACTCTCCCGCTTCTGAAAGTCAGTATTCCATCATCGTAATGCTCGAGCCAGTCAACGATTACTTCATCGTCCAGTTCAATACCCAGCTTCCTGCCGATTGTTCTATTCCAATCGACCTCTGTGTGAAGAAGTCTTCCCACACCGGGAGAACTGACCTCAAGTCGGTAGTTTTCTCCTTTTAGAAGCATATCCGTGTCAATAGTATCCTTAATTTTCCTGGATAATCTCGCGCATTGGCTGATAGTAACGCGGCCCTGACAATCAACAAGAATTCTGATTATGTGACTTCTGCCAACTTTAGTCAGGGTCAGATCAACAAGCATAAGTTCTTCCCCGGCAACCAGTTTTCTAAGAACCCCATCAAGATTCGCAGTTTCCATTCATACCCCAGCCACATATAAAAATAAAAGGCGGATGCAACCGCCTTGTGAATCTTCAAATTCATAAGCGAGAACTCGGTAGTTAAATCTAGCTTGGATATGCATCTGTGGCAAGTAGCGGCAGTTAGTCTGCATAAAATCACCAGCCTTCGTAGCGAAACGCCACAGATGCTGGTGGATACGAGGCTTGCGCGGAGGCTCGGGGACATGCAGGCTCTGCTGCGTGTCCCCGAAAAGCATTGAGGACGGATGTATGAACATAACGAAGTAGACGCCTGCATATGTGGTGTTGCAGCAGATGGCTGGTGATTTATGCGGGCTAGATCCGGCCCATCACAAGATCTGTTTTAAGTATTTCAATGACTTGACCGTATAACGGATTGTGCAGGCTGTTCACAACCGCATCCATACCGTCGAGCATACTTCCTATCTGATACCTTGTTTCCGTCTCACCAATCAGTTCCACAAGATTGCCCCTTGAACTCCTTAAACCATCTGCGATATATTTTGTCTGTTCGGATGAGAAGGTTGGATTCTCGTAGTAGAATGAAACAAACAGAATATAGAGCCATGCTATCTTAAGCTTCTGTATTTCAGGATTATCCGGGTTTTCCAATTCCAGTTGCGTTAACCCGGAATATGCTCCTTCCAGAAGTGATCCGTCTCTGATTACAACAGATAATGAATCATCGTGCAGCATACTGTTCGAATAGCAATACAAAGGGCCACCTGTTTCTTTCCAGATGCTGCTGAAGAAATCCTGTAAATAAGATGGAACATTTTCTTTGAAGCCAGGGGTTGAGTTAACAAAACTCACTGTATCGAACACATATCTGTCCAGGATAAGAGCCAGGCTTTCACTATCTAAAAACAGCTCTCTCTGTTCGGGCGTTTCCAGATCGGAAGAGAGCAGCATACTGTTAAGCGCTATGAAGAGATCTACGGGGCCACCAGGCCAGACGATCATATTATTATAATTGCCATAGATAATATAATCCCGTAATATGTTCTCCAGTATTCTTGCTCCCTCCATTTCTCCTTTCTCCGCAAGAAGCAGACCCATAGCAGTGAACTGTGCGGGGAGTATTTCAATATCTTCCCGAGCAAATTGACTGAGTTCATCCATCAAACCTGAAGTATCACCTGAATTCATTCTCTGTATTATTTCCAGTCCATTTTCCAGCTCTCTCAGCTGAAATTCCATTCCGCTTCTAAGTTCATTCGTGACAGACGGTACGAGACTGTCAGAGATGCTTGAGAACGCATGAAACAAGCTGTCAGCTGAATCCGGATGTTTCAGAAAAGTATTTCCGGTATAAAACAGCAATATCTGAATGTATCTTGTTCTTTTGAAATCTGTCATTGTACTGAACAGATCTTCATCTCCGATCATTCCAAGCCATTGGAGATGACATGCACCTGTCTCTTCAGTAAGCGGAGCCAGAAGGAATGACTGTCTTATGTATTTATCTCTGTTGTGAGCATGAAGTCTCCATGCGGTTCTCATTGAAGCCAGAGCGCCGTTCGTGTCGCCAAGATTTGTCCGGATCAGTACGATATTATGATGTACCTCAGCATAATTCGGTGCTCTTTTCATCAGAGAATCGTAGGCGGCAAGTCCAAGATTCACATATCGATCCGCCTCTTCAAGATCAAAAGGAACTCTTCCGCTCATATGCATAATGTTTATCATCGGAGTTGATAGCGGTTTGCACAGTAAAGCTCTGGTGACATAAGAGCTTCCGAGAGCATACCACCCGCCGAGTTCATCAGGATTAGTCTCAACACATTTCGAACACCATGAAATTGAACTGTCCGCCAGCTGAACGGCAGTATCATAGTAATACAGAGCCCTTCCTGCGTCCTCATCATTTCTGGAGATGTTCCAGGCTGAAGCAGTATTCACAATATCGTTCATTATCGGTTGGATCTTCGTCAGATACATATCCTTGCCTATGAACAGCTGTCTTCCGGATCTCATTGATGCGACGTAATATGGAAAAGCAACACAACCCAGAATGACAGCAGTAATGGATAGAACCATAACAGCGCCAGCTTTTACTTTCCCTTTCATCAGATTCCACCTTGCCGGGATAGACGCAAGAATAAGCCCGAGCAGTATGGCAAGCAGAATCGCGGACGGTGGCCACCGAAGAGCAACAGAAACAGCTGCTTCCGACAGCAGAGCTATAACACCTCCGTAAAGTCCGAGTACTGTCCAGTCCTCACTGTACGAAGTTATGTTCTCCGAAGGTTGGATGAGGGTTTTCCTTTTTCGATGTAGTATTCTGATAAAGAAAAAGGCAACCGTTACGCATAATAGAAAACCGATAATACCAATATCCACAAGGATTTCCAGATACTCGCAATGTGAATGCAGTGTATTATGACTAACACCAAGAGTAAAATATTCAGGATCCCTGAATTGTGGAAACATTATCTGAAAAGACCCCGGTCCAAGGCCGAATACAGGATTCATGGCAATCAGGGATAGAGAACCGGACCAGATGAGTTTTCGAACCTGTAAGGTTCCACCGCTTTCTGTATCTGTTAATTCTTCCATCCTGTTCTGCATGAAGAAGATAGAACCGACTATCAGTACAAGAAGCATTAGACTGACAAGTATCAATCGACGTTTGTTCTTCCTTATGAACGGTGCAAATGGCGCAAATGCGGCAACGGCAAACAAACCTAT includes these proteins:
- a CDS encoding O-antigen ligase family protein; this translates as MKDIPRSVITVIVGLIILGSIFLIYTNSRSSILIKEQFAVAGSALVLFVTAIILISGRKIAANRLTLPLCLSYILLIGWVIFRFYTGSRSVNAMKMIYSLIALGGLAAVISMTFTRSSRDMILWILVSASVLLSVYAMVQSLGFMIFPWDSGLTMQARSSGTLGNANLLGSFAVAMLPVGAGFLLGRERLAKIRIPVVLIFVVLCSGALIASKTRGSLIGLFAVAAFAPFAPFIRKNKRRLILVSLMLLVLIVGSIFFMQNRMEELTDTESGGTLQVRKLIWSGSLSLIAMNPVFGLGPGSFQIMFPQFRDPEYFTLGVSHNTLHSHCEYLEILVDIGIIGFLLCVTVAFFFIRILHRKRKTLIQPSENITSYSEDWTVLGLYGGVIALLSEAAVSVALRWPPSAILLAILLGLILASIPARWNLMKGKVKAGAVMVLSITAVILGCVAFPYYVASMRSGRQLFIGKDMYLTKIQPIMNDIVNTASAWNISRNDEDAGRALYYYDTAVQLADSSISWCSKCVETNPDELGGWYALGSSYVTRALLCKPLSTPMINIMHMSGRVPFDLEEADRYVNLGLAAYDSLMKRAPNYAEVHHNIVLIRTNLGDTNGALASMRTAWRLHAHNRDKYIRQSFLLAPLTEETGACHLQWLGMIGDEDLFSTMTDFKRTRYIQILLFYTGNTFLKHPDSADSLFHAFSSISDSLVPSVTNELRSGMEFQLRELENGLEIIQRMNSGDTSGLMDELSQFAREDIEILPAQFTAMGLLLAEKGEMEGARILENILRDYIIYGNYNNMIVWPGGPVDLFIALNSMLLSSDLETPEQRELFLDSESLALILDRYVFDTVSFVNSTPGFKENVPSYLQDFFSSIWKETGGPLYCYSNSMLHDDSLSVVIRDGSLLEGAYSGLTQLELENPDNPEIQKLKIAWLYILFVSFYYENPTFSSEQTKYIADGLRSSRGNLVELIGETETRYQIGSMLDGMDAVVNSLHNPLYGQVIEILKTDLVMGRI